The Helianthus annuus cultivar XRQ/B chromosome 11, HanXRQr2.0-SUNRISE, whole genome shotgun sequence region GATGAACATGTCAAACATAATAGACAACCAAAATGGTGGCATAAACATAAGCCACAATagttaaacatgtcaaacatAAATGACCAATTATTGTTTATAGCATACGGCTGATTAACATAACCAAAAGATAATATAAATGCAGCCCTTCAAAAGCATCCAACCTATTCTTCAGCTGCAGAACCACCAGCAGAACCAACAGCAGCTACCACATCATTTGCAGAACCACCTTCAGTTGCCTTTCCTTTCTTTGGCTCCTTACAGCTTCTTGAATTATGCCccttcacattgcatttcttacAGGTTACAGTCCCACCCTTTCTTGTCAGCTTACCTTTCTTCTCCATGGCATTTTCAACCTCCACTTGGTCTCTTCTCCTCTTTTTCTTTGGCCTGCCAGCTTCTTTGTGGTGAAGTGGAGGGGTCAATGTTGTTGGAACTGGTGATATTGGCCAGAGTTTGGGACCATTGATGGGACCAACCTTGTAGGCATAAGCCTTTTTCCAAGTGTCCAGATAGTAGCATGGATGGACCCAATCCTCAGGTGGCCCAACCTGTTGTTTGTGTGCAGCCATATCCCAGTTAACAGCTACAGCATGCTTACATGGTATTCCAGAAATTTCCCACCTCCTACATGTGCAAACCTTTTGTTCGATGTTCACAACATACTGCCCAAGAGTCCCTTGTACCTGCCACCTACTATCACCACACCATTTCACAGTGCATTGGGCTGCAGCCTTTTTGATTTCATCTAAAATCTCTGTTATCTTTGGTGTGAGGGGGCCCTTACACTGATGTTGCACCTTCATCACATTGACTATTCTCTTCATCAAATACTCCCTAAGATATTCCAAGCATGAAATGATTGGCTTTTCCCTCCCTTCAACAGTTTTGGCATTTAAAACTTCGCACATGTTGTTCAGTAGAACATCAGATTGTGCCCAACCTACACATTTATAACCAAACCAATAAAGCAATGTTTAAAGTGATAAATATATTTGTACTTAATTTGAGATGTGGTCTAGTGTTTGTGCATATTACCTGTGAAGTGAGATCTAGACCAATGCTTTGGTGGAATTTGTGCCAACCAGTTGTATGCTTCCTCATTGAACTTCTTCAACTCTTCCATTTTTTCCCTAAACTCAGGTACTATTACACAAGAACATGAGTCAATAAAGGCATAACAATCTTTACCTAACTAATTAACTAATGAATCAACAAGTTACCTGTTCTGGCTGTTGCACATGCCCATAAGCAATCTTTAAAGCCTTTGCACCTCCATTTTAACTTCATATTTTGGTGAATATGCCTAAGGCAGAACCTGTGTTCTGCAGCAGGGAATACCTTTTCAAGTGCAGGAATAAGGCCCTAAAATTAACACCCAAAAAAGTAAACATGTTAAAATTCAAACCAATAATTATAAACAGTGGATCAGAAATTGCATAGGCTAACCTTTTGTCTATCAGAAATGAAGGTAAACCTTGAGTTGTTTTGTAATGCTAGATCATCTTTGAGACATTCTAGAAACCATGTCCAGGAATCCTTGTTCTCTGCTTCTGCAATTGCATAGGCCAGTGGATAGAGTCCATTGTTGGAATCCAAGCCTACTGCAACTAATACCTGACCCTGTTGTGAACCCTTCAAGAAAGCTCCATCTAAGCCTAGTATGTCCCTCCCACATTCCTTGAAACCTAGCTTCAGTGGACCCAAGCAAATGTAGATTCTCTTGAAAACCCTTGTTGTAGAATCTGGGTTGGGTTTAGACTCAACTTCAATGTGCACTGTTGTGTCTGGATTTGCACTTTGAAGCTCCATTATGTAATCCCTTAACCTTGAATATTGTTCCTggttgtcaccttgaacttcttTTGAAGTAAGAGACTTTGCCCTAAATGCTTTCATCCTTGAAACCCTTAGTTCATACTTCCTTGCCAACTCTTCTTGGATGGTCCTCACGGAGATGTCTTTGTTACATTCAACCAATCTCTTCACAGCAGGCTCCTTAGCCATGAACTTTGCTGTGAGGTGATGGCTTTCTCTAGTTTGCAGGCAGTGAGTACCTTTTTTGACTTTTGAGACCCACTGAAAGATTCCCTGGACCTAGGCCCAACAATAGGTTCATTGGGCTTGGGCCCAACATATTTTCCCTTATTGCTCTTCTTGGGTACTTGTTTCACAAACCCATCACCTTTCTTGTAAACTGGGACGTTCCCTTCACATACTACTCTAATCCTAGCCTTGTCATTTCTCAAAAATGACAACTCCCTTTTGGTAAGAACGGCATGCCTCCTAACTTGTTCTTTAACCTCCTTTGCAGATCCAAATTGTTGACCCAAGTAAAACCTTGCTTCATGCATCCTACTCTTTCCCTGTTCAAACAATTAAGTAAATATTTTGACAAATGTTTACGTAAATAATAAACAGTTAAGTAAACAAATGCTAACCTTTTGTTTATTCCTGATTTCCCTTAGCTTTTGGCTCCTTCTTGTTTCAAAATCTTCCATTGATCCATCAGTTAAGCTATCAAATGATTCATAGCTAAGGTTGTCATCAAGTTCATTTTCATAATCCACTTCATTTCTAACATCATCATCAATGCCAGAATTACGGCTGCCCACATATTCTTCATCCTCATCTACAAAAACATTGAAGTCCCTCATATCAACTTCCATTTCTTCCACCTTATAATCATTGTCAACTATGTAGCCACTGTCTTCTGAATCATCACCCTCATTCTCACTTTGATGAGAACAGTCAGCCTCACTACCACCCTCATCCTCACTACCACTCTCATCCTCAGCCTCCCTATTACCCTCACCCTCACCCTCAGCCTCAGCCTCCCTATTACCCTCACCCTCATTATCCTTATGACCCTCATTGTTTGGGAATTCTCCAGAAAAATCAATGTCATCAAAGTTAAAACCATCTACCCATGTACCCTCTTTTACATTATCAGTCTCAATCCCTATATTATCATTGTTACCTACTGGATTATCATTGTTACCTACTGGATTATCATTTTTACCTACTGCATTATCATTGTTACCTACTGCATTATCAGTCTCAATCTCTATATTACTTGTATTCTTATTAGCACTAGAGGACCCTTCAACATACTCAAGCATCAATCTCCTTCTAGGtaccaacttttttttttgttttgtctaACACCAACAATCTCCTGGTTTTCCTCTGCTAATTCCTCAATAACAACCTTAGATCCCTCAGGTGATTTTAAATAAGTATCAACAATAGATGTTCCTTGTTCAATGTAAAAGTTGATTAACTTATTTTCACCCACATATTTTGACAAGTTACGAACATCCGCATCACACCCTAAAGCTACCAAACCAGTATCTAAATCTCTACCTGGTATTTGAAAATGATAATAAAGTGGCACCTTTTCTTTCAACAACTTTAGTTCTCGCATCATCCAATCAACTTCATGAACAGAAAACTCATCAATGTCAATGTAATCCACATACACTGACCTTCCTTGTAGATACCTTCTGCTTGGAACCCTCCTAAAAAATCCACCATAGAAGATTTTTGCAGAAAACAAACTAGGGTTTCCTTCTGTTCAAAAATCATAACAAAAAAACAGGCAAAACACTATCAGACACTTCAAAATCGCTAAATGTTTGAACTTTAGCACAATCATACAAAAAAACTTACTGTAATCACGATCTGGAGTGAAATCATCATACTCGTCCCTAATGTACCAACCCATTCTGTTCGATCGATCCTATACGGCTGATTATTTCTTCAATTGCCTGGATTTTGCAGAGAAAGTGAAGAGACGGGAGGGTTTCTTGGTGTTAGTGTGAGAGAGATGAGAAGAAATGAGAGGGAAAACCATAAATATCAACTGACATCCAGGGACTGTGCAATTGCAAAAGTAGACATCAAATCAAGGTGAACCAAATTACCCTCATGTGATTAGCacgcaggggcggacccacattggtgccaccggggtccccggactccaatctttttaaaaaaaaatagtagattcggtatattaaattgtatatggaccccataaataaaattaggtggacaccatagaaataaaaagaaagttggtgtagtggtaaatctctCTCTTTTCCACCAAAAgatcatgggttcaatccttgttaagcccatttttcttatttttttttaaatctagttcaaacctcacaTTAACTCGACCCGAAAATGAaccccattgaaataaaatcctgggtccgtCACTGTTAGCACGTGAGGGGTTTTAACAGAGAAATTTAACTTAagttagggctggggaccaagCGAGTGCACTTTTGACAAGTTTTGGAACCACAAGTGTAATTAGTAAATCATTGGGAACAAGTGTGAAAattttacaaaccacagggactaaaccaagcatttaactcttaacAAAAACGGTTGAGTTTTCTCCTTTCATATAGAAAGCAATGAAGTATAGaaagatatagatatagattcaATTCTAACAAAAACCGTTGAGTTTTCTCCTTTCATATAGAAAGCAATCAATGAAGTATAGaaagatatagatatagatatagattcaATTCAacattcaacaaacaaacaaacatcaaCATTTGTGCATGGCGCGAACTCTTAGAAGCACAACCACCACAAAGAGCTCTGACAAATCGGCATTTGAAACCGCTCCGAAACCCTAGCCTGTCCAATCAACAATCTCTCGCAGATCCAATCGCCATTTTCCAGCTTCACTCGCCAACTCACCACCACCGTCGCACGATTCATCTTCAACGTTCGTCGGAAACGATCTAGTTTTCATCATTTAtctgttttttttcaaaaaattgtGCGGTACAGTTGCGTTCGGCTTGAAAGATTTGAAGTGAACGAgctttgattttgaaaatctgaggGTACTAGTACTGAATATATGCATTTTGCTATCAATTTTGTATTTGGTGTGTGGAATGCAAACATTGAGTTTAGGTTGATGTAATTGTTTAGGGATCTGTTATGGCGTAAATCGGTTGATGTACTTTACTAATTTTCATCAGCTATCTGTTGTTTCAACGAATCCGTGTGGTGCGGTTGTGTTCGATTTCAATTTATAGACGATCGATTTTAAGGATTTGAAGTGAACGAgctttgattttgaaaatctgaggGTACGAGTACTGAATATTAATTCGGCTAACATTTTTGTATTCAGTGTAATGCAAACATTGAGTTTATGTTAATGTTATAGGTCAGGGATCTGGTATGGCTTGAATTGGTTGATGTACTCTCATTTTCATGGTGAAAAGATTCCTCTTCAGAGTTCAGATTGGGGACGTTCTGGATTTGCGAGGGCACGGATGAAGGAATTTATTGTTATAGAGGTTCAATTTTGATGTTCAGATGGTATGTTactgtttttgtttgttttacattGTGTTACTGGTAAATAAGCATGCAAACAGTGATTAAAGTTTATTGATTACTTGAGAGAGTAGATTCTGTGGAGACTATTATTCGTGTTTCATGAAAAGTTACTTTAGAGTTGAGTGTTTATGACTTTAGTGGCTTATATATGTGACCTATATATGCATATTCTGTCTCATAAGGATGAGCATTATCATTGAACATAGCAAATAAGTTTTGTTGCCAAATTATTAACGTTAAGTTTTTTAGATCACATACAAAGATATTTGGCTTCAAGTAGTTATGCTTGTTCTTTTGTGGCATACATGTATATAGAGAGCTTGTAGATATGATTTGTATATATAAGAGAAACAGCAGTGATTCCGTTTGATTGTAAAAATGAACAATAAGTCTGAGACCAATTTAGTCTATCTTGTGATATAAAGACCAGATTCAATTCCGAGTCTTGCCCAACAACTTTTTCAAAGTTTCATCATTTGATTATGTGACTAACGTTAATCACTTTTTCACTGTTcttttttcttgatttcttgtaCGCACCTGAGGCAACTTTGAGGTTATGCAGTTATGCTTCCACCCATTGATACTGACTATTGGATGCTTCTTTTATGTTAGTTGTGCAATTATAAAGTTTGTTAAAATTTCTAATCAAGGCGTTTGAATTGTCATAATTAGAGTGTTTATTCTCATGGTTAAATTCTTTTTTCTTCTTCCCTGTGCTGCATAGTGATTCTTTGAATCAATATGCAGGCGGCTACGGAAAAAATCACCGTAGGTTCTCAAGTATGGGTGGCAGACCCATCAGTGGCTTGGATTGATGGTGAAATGTTGAAAATAGATGGAACGGAAGCCGAAATCCGAACTTCTGATGGGAAGAAAGTAAGTTGTTCATATGCTCCTATCAGCATTTTCATTTTGTCTACCAACTTCACCATATCATCAGAAAAGAAAGCTGGATGTCAACTTTGTGCTTGTAAACTTATAGAATTCATGGATGCTATTCAGAGTTTTAACCAGTTTCAGTTATTGACATCACTCACTTTCAGGCATATCTATAATGTTACAAGTTTAGGTTCATAATATCTTGTCTTTGAACTCATTATATAGGTTGTTACAAAGCTCTCAAAAGTATACCCGAAAGAAATGGATTATCCTGATGGTGGAGTTGATGACATGACGAAACTATCGTATTTGCATGAGCCTGGAGTTTTGCATAACCTAGCTATCAGATATGAACGTGATAAACTCTATGTAAGAGAGGATTCAACATCTAATTTCATTTAGTTTCCTAATTTTATTCACTGGAGTTGGTACCTTTTACTCCAACGGGTCAAATCGAAAACATTCAGAACATGTTGAAAGTTGCCAAAAATCAATTGTTAATCCATGCTATTTCTagattatttttatttaaagatTATAGTTTTCAGTCATAACGAACACAAACGCCCTGGTTATTTTGAAATgttaaatgaataaaaaaatgTATGGGAATCCAGTGATTGGCCCATAATATTATAATGTGCTCTCACATTGTGGCAGACTTATACAGGCAATATCCTCATCGCCGTTAACCCATTTCAAAGTTTGCCTCATTTGTATGATGCTCACATGATGGAAAAATACAAAGGGGCAGAATTTGGGGATCTAAGTCCTCATGTATTTGCAATTGCAGAAATTGCTTTCAGGTAATATTCCTTTTTTATTTGTCTCTTATAGATCATTGAGACGGTTACATTTACAAGCTTATATGAAATCAACCAGGGAAATGGTTAACGGAGGAAAAAGCAACTCAATTCTGGTCAGTGGTGAAAGTGGTGCGGGTAAGACCGAAACTACTAAAATGCTTATGCGATATCTTGCACATGTTGGTGGTCATAAAGGTACCGAGGGACGGACAGTTGAACAACAAGTTTTAGAAGTAAGATTTCACAATAACTTAAGTTTTTGTTTTGTCTCCATAAATTTTCCTCTAAATCAAGTATGAATGCAAACTAATTCGACGAGGGTAGTCTGTCAGGCTCACTTCTATTGGAGAATTTATACATTAAAATACTGAATCTAGTTTAAAAGCAACTAGTTTGATATTTAACTGTGAATGGAATTCAAAAGACACTTTCTTTTCACATACAATTTCTTTATCTCTATAGATGTATTGATGCTTAGATAATACTTAATAGGGTATTATCTTTGCTTTCTTAGGCAAACCTATCCGATTATCATGATTAAATTTTATAAATGCAGTCAAATCCAGTTCTGGAAGCATTTGGCAATGCAAAAACTGTTAGAAATAACAATTCCAGGTGCATAacttttttttccttttccttgAATTTTATTAAGGTTAGTGTATCATGATACGAAGactatattaataaaataataatgtatactttttagtaaatttatttaagTAAGCAATCAAACATTTCAATCCTATCTTTAATCAAGTTTTAGAGTTTTTTCCCATATGACCTGTTAGAAGTAAAACATAACCATAATTAATCCATTTCTTGATATATGGTACTCGTTCATTATTCCTTGCATTGGCTGAAACTATCCTGATGCTTCTTTGTTATCTTGCTGCAGCCGTTTTGGAAAATTTGTTGAGATTCAGTTTGATAAGCGTGGAAGAATATCTGGGGCGGCCATCCGGACATACCTTCTAGAAAGATCTCGTGTTTGCCAAATTTCTGATCCTGAACGCAATTATCACTGTTTCTATCTCCTTTGTGCAGCACCTCCTGAGGTAATTATTATGAATTATGTAACCATGTAAGTACTTAAATAATGTTAACTAACTCTGTCATAACTTTCAAGGAAGTTAAGAAATATAAATTGGGAGATCCAACTTCTTTTCACTATCTCAACCAGTCAAATTGTTATGAGCTTGTTGGTGTGAATGATGCTCATGATTATCTTGCCACTAGGAGAGCCATGGATACTATTGGAATAAGCCAAAAGGAACAGGTTGTATGTTGTAACATGTTCAAACTGAATGTTAGTTATACTGTTTGTTTCTTTTTGTGTAATATTGTAATGTAATAAGATGGCGATAACATACCAATTTCCAGGATGCAATTTTTAGAGTTGTGGCTTCAATTCTACATCTAGGTAATCTTGAATTTGCCAAAGGGGAAGAGATTGATTCAGCAATTCTGAAAGACGAAAAATCCAAATTTCATCTTCAGGTGACGGCCGAGTTGCTAATGTGTGTATAGAGCTTTGATATGCATGTTTCTTTCTGTTTTCATTTCTGTGCGCACATGTCaatgtatatgtgtgtatatgtagGTGTGATCTACATGCACTTGAAGACTCATTATTGAAGCGTCTGATGGTTACCCCAGAAGAAGTTATCAAGAGAAGCCTTGATCCCCAGGGTGCAACTTTCAGCAGGGATAGTTTGGCTAAGACCTTGTATTCTCGTCTGTTTGACTGGTAATTTCAACCTCTCATCTTGTTCTGATTTACCACACCTTGTATTTTAAAATAGAGGTGGGAAGATGGGTGGGTTGGACAGGCTGGATATCGGTTTGATAGGCTCGGGTTGAAATGGGTAATTTTTTAGTATGGGCGAAAAGGACCCGGGCCTGTAGAGTTTCCAAGTTTAAATTATCTAGTAAATAATAAATTTATTAGTTATAAACTTATGATTAGTTAAACTCTTCATTTACATTTACAATCTAATCTTGATTGAATTAGGGGGAAACTATCCGGACACCTCCTGCGCCTAATTCCACACTTTTTGAaacctagacgcctcgtataggtctatacgaggcgtccatGCACTGAATTCGATGGGTGTACAGAGGGTGTCAGGCACGTTTAAGGAACCCTATACGCAGGGTATggggctatacgaggcgtctatctttggtgttttttttttttgctgaaatgaggggtgttttggtgggttttggtatggttttttggatagtttttgaagatgtgtttttttgatgaaattttttttggttttaaaaaaagttttttttttcttttttacactataaaaagttgttgttttttaaaaattaacTATTTGCCTTTAAAAATcgttctttttttatttttaaaaaagtgttgtttttttttttgttttttaaaaatcggctatttaaatatattatattatttttaacattttactttttaaatattattctttcgattaaaattttatttctttcaaatattgtttccgtattatattcagggggttatattgtttccgtattatctAAATTTAAGAGAACAATCATTGAGTAACCGAATAGctgaaaacaaacataaatatgacatatataagataactgtttacatccataacaaaaatatataagataagtttgtacatccataataacaataaaaacaacaacaggtctatgcatccaaatccgaatctgaatcctgatgctgctgctgcggctggtgctgctgctgcggctggtgctgctgatgtggtgctcgaaccggtggaagcggtatcgggggtaatccctctctctctcgtctatccTGCTCCGCCCGTACCAGCCAACCTACCAAATCGTCGAGCCTGTCAAGCCTGGCTCGTACATCCGGATGTAGCGCAGCTCCTGGGGCACCACCTCGAATAACGTGACGTGGAAACTGAGGTGCCCCGGCAGGTGGCGGTGGCTGTGGCACCGCTGCACCGTCTAGATCCTCCGGAGGGTCCTCCACGGGCACTACATCAGCAGGATCTGCAGGAGGATGAACGGGCTCGAAATGCTCTGGTAGGGCCTCCTCTCCCCATACGCCCCCGTCGCGGTTTTTAAACCGCGGGCCAACGGGGAACCTCCTGATAACCCTCATCCCCCATAGCGACTGCATACCCATCCGCGTCGGCATGATGGCCGGCGTCCGTAGATGTGGGTCCTGCTGTGGTACGAGGCCCAATGAACGGGCAATGACGGTCACGTATGCCCCGCCATACAAAAATCCGCGCTCCTGCCGGTGATGGCCAGAGGCGAAGTACTGGGCTAGACCGTGTGCTAGCGCGCACGGCCTCCTATACAACAAACAATATAGGAAAAAAAGATCTGTGGTCGTACACCACTCACGGCTGTAGCCGCACGCTGATATAGAAGTGGCGAGCAAATGGTGCAGATACCTGCAGATAGTGTTAGCGAAATACAAAAACAGAGATTAATAAACAGTGCATATAATCACAATAATTGCAATAATAAACGTACATACCTGTATAGTGGGTCCCTAACAAACGACACCCTCCCCTTCGACTTATCATGCTCCCAATGATCCGCCCCCGCAATCACCTGCCAAAACCCTACAAGAGTGGGTTTTTCAACCACCACTAGCCCCGCTGTGTAAATCTCAGTCTCGATCTCCTCctgcatgtataaaccaaaaCGCACCGCAAACTCTGCTAGCGTCATCGAACGCATAACGCCAGCAAGCCTGAAAGAAATCTCAGGCGGATGGGGAGCACCTGGGTACGGAAGCTGCACTGGCTCCCCAGGAGGGTGAAATGTGAATGACGAAAGGAACTCGAC contains the following coding sequences:
- the LOC110888244 gene encoding uncharacterized protein LOC110888244, producing the protein MKAFRAKSLTSKEVQGDNQEQYSRLRDYIMELQSANPDTTVHIEVESKPNPDSTTRVFKRIYICLGPLKLGFKECGRDILGLDGAFLKGSQQGQVLVAVGLDSNNGLYPLAYAIAEAENKDSWTWFLECLKDDLALQNNSRFTFISDRQKGLIPALEKVFPAAEHRFCLRHIHQNMKLKWRCKGFKDCLWACATARTVPEFREKMEELKKFNEEAYNWLAQIPPKHWSRSHFTGWAQSDVLLNNMCEVLNAKTVEGREKPIISCLEYLREYLMKRIVNVMKVQHQCKGPLTPKITEILDEIKKAAAQCTVKWCGDSRWQVQGTLGQYVVNIEQKVCTCRRWEISGIPCKHAVAVNWDMAAHKQQVGPPEDWVHPCYYLDTWKKAYAYKVGPINGPKLWPISPVPTTLTPPLHHKEAGRPKKKRRRDQVEVENAMEKKGKLTRKGGTVTCKKCNVKGHNSRSCKEPKKGKATEGGSANDVVAAVGSAGGSAAEE